Within the Rhodobacter sp. 24-YEA-8 genome, the region GCGTCGCTGCCAGCTCGGCTTCGGTGATCCGGTCGCCCGGGCTTTTCTCTCCAAGCGCAATGGCCAGGACGATGCGTTCCTCGACCTCGTCTGCGGTGGTTCGGGGCCGGGGAATGGCCGAAAGCGCGCTTGGTCGCGCTGAGGCTGTCACCTGGGCATCTCGCGGCCGAATTCTGGTCTCCAAACCGGGAACCCCTCATTGAGTATTTCTAGATTACACGTACTGAACTCTTGGGCCATTTATGCGGCGGCAGCACCAAAATGAAAAGCGCAGCCTGAAAAACCGCGAAACCCAGCTTCTATTCGCGTTGTGTCACACGCAGGAAAGCCCTGGTCCGCTCCATTTTTGGGGTGTCAAAAAATTCCTGAGGTGGGGCGTCTTCAACGATTACCCCCTGGTCCATGAAGATCACCCGATCGGCGACCTGGCGGGCAAAACCCATTTCATGGGTGACCACCAGCATCGTCATGCCCTCGGCCGCAAGCGCCTTCATAACCTCCAGCACTTCGCCCACCAGTTCGGGGTCAAGTGCGGAGGTCGGCTCATCAAAGAGCATCGCCTTTGGCTCCATCGCCAGGGCCCTCGCAATGGCAACCCTTTGTTTCTGGCCACCTGACAGTTCCTCGGGCCATGCATCGATCTTGGCACCAAGGCCCACCCGCTCCAGCAGATCTCGCGCCTTCGCCTCCGCCTGCGCCCGCGGCAGCTTT harbors:
- a CDS encoding amino acid ABC transporter ATP-binding protein translates to MIRLEGIEKSYGPLKVLNGVSLNVAKGDVVCIIGPSGSGKSTLLRCVNYLEQPEAGQITLDGKLAYRDFRNGRMISRSRAEIDETRREFGMVFQDFNLFPHMDALANVTEAPMRVRKLPRAQAEAKARDLLERVGLGAKIDAWPEELSGGQKQRVAIARALAMEPKAMLFDEPTSALDPELVGEVLEVMKALAAEGMTMLVVTHEMGFARQVADRVIFMDQGVIVEDAPPQEFFDTPKMERTRAFLRVTQRE